Proteins encoded within one genomic window of Amorphus orientalis:
- a CDS encoding TerB family tellurite resistance protein has translation MFKAIREWLQIEGLGEEEERQFGPDDHRVAVAALLVHLVAIDGVITDDERRVLREVLADHYDLAPDDTEELVKLAKQRDDEAVDLYGFTSVLKRVLDEDGRKQVVEMMWEMGFADGRISEFEDNTVWRVAELLGVTSRERIEIKKRVEARLERGSD, from the coding sequence ATGTTCAAAGCCATCCGCGAGTGGCTCCAGATCGAAGGCCTCGGCGAGGAAGAGGAGCGACAGTTCGGGCCGGACGACCACCGCGTGGCGGTAGCGGCGCTGCTGGTTCATCTGGTGGCCATCGACGGGGTGATCACCGACGACGAGCGCCGCGTGTTGCGCGAAGTTCTCGCCGACCATTATGATCTGGCTCCGGACGACACCGAAGAACTCGTCAAGCTGGCCAAGCAGCGCGACGACGAGGCCGTTGATCTCTACGGCTTCACTTCGGTCCTGAAGCGGGTCCTGGACGAAGACGGCCGCAAACAGGTCGTGGAGATGATGTGGGAGATGGGCTTCGCCGATGGCCGCATCTCCGAGTTCGAAGACAACACCGTCTGGCGGGTGGCCGAACTTCTTGGCGTGACCTCCCGCGAGCGGATCGAAATCAAGAAGCGCGTCGAAGCGCGACTGGAACGGGGCTCGGATTGA
- a CDS encoding glutamine amidotransferase: MTFDPSRTPQTGKAGTILVVLHQEQSTPGRVGQMLRERGYRLDMRRPPLGDTLPKTLEGYAGTVVFGGPMSANDSDAFVHREIDFVDVPLKENVPFLGICLGAQMLCRAIGGKVSTHPQDLVEIGYYDLHPTEDGTDLMDWPRKVYQWHREGMSVPKDAATLLARGEHFEHQAFRVGDNAYGIQFHPELTLAMMHRWTTKASARMQLPGARNRRDHFAGRAVFDPPVKAWLSRFLDLWLAGGATVASETKERLSA, encoded by the coding sequence ATGACGTTTGACCCGTCGAGAACGCCCCAAACCGGCAAGGCCGGCACCATCCTGGTCGTCCTGCACCAGGAACAGTCGACGCCGGGCAGGGTCGGCCAGATGCTCCGCGAGCGCGGCTACCGTCTCGACATGCGCCGTCCGCCTCTGGGCGACACGCTACCGAAGACGCTGGAGGGCTACGCCGGGACGGTCGTGTTCGGCGGCCCCATGAGCGCCAACGACTCGGACGCCTTCGTCCATCGCGAAATCGACTTCGTCGACGTTCCGTTGAAGGAGAACGTGCCGTTTCTCGGGATCTGCCTCGGCGCGCAGATGCTGTGCAGGGCGATCGGCGGCAAGGTCAGCACCCATCCGCAGGACCTGGTCGAAATCGGCTATTACGATCTCCATCCCACCGAGGACGGCACCGACCTCATGGACTGGCCCCGCAAGGTCTATCAGTGGCACCGGGAAGGCATGAGCGTGCCCAAGGATGCCGCGACGCTGCTGGCCCGGGGCGAGCACTTCGAGCACCAGGCGTTCCGCGTCGGCGACAACGCTTACGGGATCCAGTTCCATCCGGAGCTGACCCTGGCCATGATGCACCGCTGGACCACCAAGGCGTCCGCGCGGATGCAGCTTCCCGGAGCGCGCAACAGGCGCGATCACTTCGCCGGACGGGCGGTGTTCGACCCGCCGGTCAAAGCCTGGCTTTCCCGCTTCCTCGACCTTTGGCTCGCCGGCGGGGCAACCGTCGCCTCCGAGACCAAGGAACGCCTGTCGGCCTGA
- a CDS encoding monovalent cation:proton antiporter-2 (CPA2) family protein — protein sequence MEHGAGVPFLREVVVFLVTAGVVVPLFQRLRISPILGFLLAGILIGPFGLGRLVADWPWLGYASISDIEGVSHLAELGVVFLLFMIGLELSLQRLWAMRRMVFGFGALQVVLTGAVITGLAMLDGFNGAAAVAIGSCLALSSTAIVTELLVERRRLASPPGRSAFSVLLFQDLAVVPILFVIGALGATSQDGLALSLLIAIGEAALAIIVILVAGRLVVRPFLRFVGASRNREVFTAAALLIILGTAVGTSFAGLSMALGAFLAGLVFSDTEFRHQIEADIEPFKGLFLGLFFVSVGMSIDPVFVISRPGEILALTLGLFVLKAVILMAIGLAIRLPVPIAVETALLLGQIGEFSLVGLGLARGLGVIDPDNAQLLVIVAGASMAITPVLIPYAERIGKWLEARSIRQNLGDGFDGGELTDHVIIAGFGRVGRLLGDILDHQKAAYVALDANGPIVAAQRKQGRPVYFGDTSRVDVLQRAGIEHAIAVVVTMDDPLAAENIVRAVRHEGHDVAIVARARDRAHAERLFALGANEVIPETVEASLQLGEVMLRGLGLPPDAARTIISERRDIERAALDGFRGTSDTHG from the coding sequence ATGGAGCACGGAGCTGGGGTCCCGTTTCTGCGCGAGGTCGTCGTTTTCCTCGTGACGGCCGGGGTGGTCGTGCCGCTGTTCCAGCGGCTTCGGATCAGTCCGATCCTCGGCTTCCTGCTCGCCGGCATCCTGATCGGTCCGTTCGGCCTCGGCCGGCTGGTCGCCGACTGGCCCTGGCTCGGCTACGCCTCGATCTCCGATATCGAGGGCGTCAGCCACCTGGCCGAACTCGGCGTGGTCTTTCTTCTGTTCATGATCGGGCTGGAGCTGTCATTGCAGCGGCTGTGGGCCATGCGTCGAATGGTGTTCGGATTCGGCGCGCTCCAGGTCGTGCTGACGGGTGCCGTGATAACCGGCCTGGCCATGCTGGACGGCTTCAACGGTGCCGCCGCCGTCGCGATCGGCAGCTGTCTGGCCCTGTCGTCCACCGCGATCGTCACGGAACTGCTGGTGGAGCGCCGTCGGCTTGCCTCGCCGCCCGGTCGCTCGGCCTTCTCCGTGCTTTTGTTCCAGGACCTCGCCGTTGTCCCGATCCTGTTCGTGATCGGCGCGCTCGGCGCGACCAGCCAGGACGGCCTCGCCCTCTCGCTCCTCATCGCCATCGGCGAGGCGGCGCTGGCGATCATCGTGATCCTGGTCGCCGGCCGGCTCGTGGTCCGGCCTTTCCTCCGCTTCGTCGGCGCGAGCCGCAATCGGGAGGTGTTCACCGCCGCCGCGCTGCTGATCATCCTGGGGACGGCCGTGGGTACCTCGTTTGCGGGTCTCTCCATGGCCCTCGGCGCCTTCCTGGCCGGCCTCGTCTTCTCCGATACCGAGTTCCGGCACCAGATCGAAGCCGATATCGAACCCTTCAAGGGCCTCTTCCTCGGGCTCTTCTTCGTGTCGGTTGGCATGTCGATCGATCCGGTGTTCGTCATCTCGCGTCCGGGCGAGATCCTGGCGCTCACGCTTGGCCTGTTCGTTCTGAAGGCGGTCATCCTGATGGCCATCGGTCTGGCGATCCGCCTTCCGGTCCCGATCGCCGTCGAAACCGCGCTGCTGCTCGGCCAGATCGGCGAATTCTCGCTGGTGGGGCTGGGCCTGGCCCGCGGTCTCGGCGTCATCGATCCGGACAATGCGCAGCTTCTGGTCATCGTCGCCGGCGCGTCCATGGCCATCACCCCGGTGCTGATTCCCTATGCCGAGCGCATCGGCAAGTGGCTGGAGGCGCGCAGCATCCGGCAGAATCTCGGGGACGGCTTCGACGGGGGCGAACTGACCGACCACGTGATCATCGCCGGCTTCGGTCGGGTCGGCCGGCTCCTTGGCGATATTCTCGACCACCAGAAGGCCGCCTATGTCGCGCTCGACGCCAACGGTCCGATCGTCGCCGCCCAGCGCAAACAGGGGCGCCCGGTCTATTTCGGGGACACCAGCCGGGTCGACGTTCTGCAGCGCGCGGGGATCGAGCATGCCATCGCGGTGGTCGTCACAATGGACGATCCGCTCGCCGCGGAGAACATCGTGCGGGCGGTCCGCCACGAAGGTCATGACGTCGCCATCGTCGCCCGGGCGCGCGATCGCGCCCACGCCGAGCGGTTGTTTGCCCTGGGCGCCAACGAGGTGATCCCGGAGACCGTGGAAGCGTCGCTTCAGCTCGGTGAGGTGATGCTGCGGGGCCTGGGTCTTCCCCCCGACGCGGCGCGAACGATCATTTCGGAGCGGCGCGACATCGAACGCGCTGCCCTCGACGGGTTCCGCGGCACGTCGGACACCCACGGCTGA